From the Dehalococcoidia bacterium genome, the window GGCTGCTCTGGCGGCCGTCTCTGCGGCGGGCGGCAACCCTCTTTCAGTGGTCCAACCTCTACCTGGCGCTCCTCTTCGCCGCCCTGGCCGTGGACGTGCTGGCCTTCTAGTGAACTCAGGCACAAACCTCGTTGACGAGAGGCCCGTGGTGTGCAAGATTAGGGGGTGGAGCTGCGGAGAGAGGCGGCCCACCTTGCAGGTACTCAAGTCGGCAGCTCGATACGCGCGCCTGCTGACGCCGCTGCTGGCGGTGTTGCTCCTCACTGGCTGCAACGTCGCTATCGACACCCCGCAGAACACCTTCGCGCCGGTGGGGGAGGTGGCCCGCGACCAGCGTCATCTCTTCTTCCTGGCCATGTGGCCGGCGGTGGTCATCCTGGCGCTGGTCTGGGGGGCAGTCCTTTACATCGTCTTCCGCTACCGCCATCGGCCGGGCGCGCCGGCGCCCAGGCAGATCCACGGCAACCAGCCCCTGGAGATCGCCTGGACATTGGCCCCCCTGGCCCTGCTGCTGGGACTGGCGGGCCCCATGATCGGCATGATCATCGAGCAGGCCGACCGCCCCTCGCCCGAGGAGAACCCGTTGCAGGTGCGGGTCATCGGCCAGCAGTGGGTGTGGCGGTTCCAGTATCCCCAGTACACCGACTCGCAGGGGCGCCCCCTAGAGATGGTGGGCCGGGGCACGGAGCCAGCGGAACTCCACCTGCCGCCCAACCGCAAGATCGACCTGGCCATCGAGAGCATCGACGTGATCCACAGCTTCTGGGCGCCGCGGCTGGGCGGCAAGATGGACGCCATTCCGGGCAGGGTCAATCACCTGTGGCTGGTGGCCGAGGAGCCGGGCGAATACGGGGGCCAGTGTGCCGAGTTCTGCGGCCTGGCCCACGCTGACATGCGCATGCGAGTCATAGTCCACGACAGCCAGGAATCGTTCGAGGCCTGGGCGCGGGAGCAGCTGGCCCGGCAGGGCCAGCAGGCGGCCCGCTAAGGAGGTAGGAAGGCATGGCGCAGACGACGTTCGGTGGGTCGCCGGTGGGGGTGCTGGAGGCCCTGCGCCAGTTGCGGCGGCAGGCCGCCACCTACCAGGGCATCTGGAGCTGGATCGCCACCGTCGACCACAAGCGCATCGGCATCATGTATGGCGTCACCGCCTTCCTCTTCTTCCTGGCA encodes:
- the coxB gene encoding cytochrome c oxidase subunit II translates to MQVLKSAARYARLLTPLLAVLLLTGCNVAIDTPQNTFAPVGEVARDQRHLFFLAMWPAVVILALVWGAVLYIVFRYRHRPGAPAPRQIHGNQPLEIAWTLAPLALLLGLAGPMIGMIIEQADRPSPEENPLQVRVIGQQWVWRFQYPQYTDSQGRPLEMVGRGTEPAELHLPPNRKIDLAIESIDVIHSFWAPRLGGKMDAIPGRVNHLWLVAEEPGEYGGQCAEFCGLAHADMRMRVIVHDSQESFEAWAREQLARQGQQAAR